The genomic segment CTCGAGGCGCTCGTCGGACGGCCGCTCGGCACGTCCGATTGGATGACGATCGATCAAGCACGCGTCGATCGCTTCGCGGACGTCACGGAGGACCATCAGTTCATCCACGTCGATCCCGTGCGCGCCGCACAAACGCCGTTCGGCGGCACGATCGCTCACGGTCTGCTGACGCTCTCCTTGATCGTGCCGCTCTGCATCGACTTCGTGCCGAAGATCGCGGGCACGAAGCTCCTCGTGAACTACGGGTTCGACAAGGTGCGCTTTCCGGCGCCGGTACGCGTCGGCAAGCGCATCCGCGCCTCCGGCACGCTCGCGAGCGTGGAGGAGCGCAAGCCCGGTCAATTTCTGATGAAGCTCGACGTCACGATCGAGATCGAGGGCGAGCAAAAGCCCGCGTTGACGGCGGAGTGGCTGTCGCTGCACGTCGTCGATTGAGGCTCCGGCCGGCCGCTCCGACTTCGAAGCACGCGTACCCGGGCGAAGCCGAGCCCGGCTTCCGGTTCGAGCTCGCGCTCGCGAGCCATGGCACGTCAATTGCACTCCCCAGCGTCCGATTTCGCCTCTCGGCATTTCCGCACAGGAGGAGGCCACAGCCATGATGACGATTTCGAAAGCAGCTCTCGCTGCAGCCGTTGCCGCGGCGCTAGCCGGCGGCGCGCTTGCACAGCAGCCGGCGCCGTCGCAGGCGCGCGATTACCAGCCCTTCACATCGACCGATTACGGTCGGCGCGCGCAGGAGGAGATGCAGCGCATGGACAGAAACGGCGATGAGCGCCTCGAGCAAGCCGAGGCGCAAGGCCGTCCCGAGCTGATCACGGCGTGGGCGGACGTCGATTTGACGCGTGACGGCAGCCTCGACGCCACCGAGTTTTACCTCTTCGCGGCCCAGCAGCGAATCACCGAGCTCGAGGGCGGTTCCTCCGCTTCGCAGGGCTCGCAGGCCGCGCGCGACGAGGCCGGCGGGCAGCGGCGCGGCGCGCGCCCGGATCGACTTGCGGCCGAGGAGCTGCTGAGTGCTGCCGAAGCGCTGCGCAATGCGGCAACGCAGCTGCGGCAAGTCGCCGACCTCCAGCTCGCCGCCTCGGGCGAGCAGGCCTCGTCGGAGCAGAGCGCGGGAGAGGAGCCGGCGAGCGAGGCCGAGCGTCTGCAGAGCGCGGCCGAGGCGCAACGGGCGATCGAACGACAGCGCAGCCCCGTCGACCAAGGGCGCAGCGTGGCCGAGCGTGAGCAGGGCGGCGCCGCGGTAGCCCAGCAGCAGCAAGGGGCGGCACAGCAGCAAGGAGCGGCGGCACAGCAGCAAGGAGCGGCGGCACAGCAGCAAGGAGCGGCGGCACAGCAGCAAGGAGCGGCGGCACAGCAGCACGGAGCCACGGCACAGCAGCACGGAGCGACGGCGGAGCAGCACGGAGCGGCCGAGCAGCAACGCAGCGCAGAAGCCCAGCAGGGCGGTGCCGCCGAGCAGCAGCGCAGCGCGGCCGAGCAGCAGCGCAGCGGCGCGGGGCAGCAGCGCGGCGTTGAAGCTCGGCCGTCCTTCGAGGAGGTCGACGCGAACGCCGACGGTGAGCTGAGCCGCACCGAGCTTGCGGCAATCGAAGGCGTCGATGTCTCGTCGGTCGACACCGATCAGAGCGGCTCCATCAGCCGCGAGGAATACGAGCAGGCGGCGAGGTAGCGCAGGACGCGCACGGGCGGCGGCATGGCGCGCGGCCGACGCGTCGGCGCCCACCCGCCGCGCTCGCGGCCGCGATTCGCCGTGAAGCCGCCCGTGCAACTCGTCTTGGCGCGAAGCATGGAGGGGACGAGATGACCGAGTCATTGAAAGGAAAGCGCGTAGCCATGCTGGTCGAGAACGGCTTCGAGCAGTCGGAGCTCACGGAGCCGCGCAAGGCGCTGCTCGACGCGGGCGCCGAGGTCGACGTCGTGTCGCCCGTCCGCGGCAAGGTCAAAGGCTGGAATCACACCGATTGGGGCGACGAGGTCCCGGTCGACGTCGCGCTCGACGCGGCGGACGCCGCCCGTTACGACGCGCTCGTCCTGCCCGGGGGCGTGATGAACCCGGACAAGCTTCGGACGAGCACTGCGGCGGTCGAGTTCGTCCAGGCGTTCTTCCGGGCCGGCAAGCCCGTGGCCGCGATCTGTCACGGGCCCTGGACGCTCATCGAAGCGGGCGCGGTGAAGGGCAGGACCATGACCTCTTGGCCCTCGCTGCGAACCGATCTCCGGAACGCCGGCGCGAATTGGGTCGATCGCGAGGTCGTTGTCGACGACGGCTTGATCACGAGCCGCAACCCCGGCGATCTGCCCGCGTTCAATCGCACGATGATCGAGGAGTTCGCCGCGAGCGGCCGACGTCACAGCTCCGCCGCCTGACGGCGGCAGCGCCGTCCACGAACGAGCCCGGCGGCGCGGCCGGCCATCGCCGCTGGCAGACGCGATTCGCATCGGCGAGTCTTGCGTTGCGGAGCGCGGCAACAGGAGGTGCGGTCATGACCAGGACGTCGGTGCTCGTCGTCGGCGGCAGCTTGAACGGTCTTTCGCTGGCGTTGTTCCTCGCGCGGCGTCGCGTGGGTTGCACCGTGGTGGAGCGGCATCCGGCGACCACGGTGCAGTACAAGTTTGCCGGCATATCGCCGCGCTCGATGGAGATCTATCGAGGGGCGGGAATCGAGCAGGAGATTCGCGAGCGTCGCACGGGCGACCAGAAGGGCGGCGAGATCGCCCGCGCGCGGAGCCTGGCCGATCCGGACGTGCGGTTCCTCGGGAAGCCGTGGTCGGACATGAGCGACCTCAGCGCGGCGAGCGCCGAGACCTGCGATCAGGACCGCCTCGAGCCGATCCTGCGTGCCCATGCGGAGCGGCTCGGCGCGGACGTCCGTTTTCACACGGAGCTCGTCTCGTTCACGCAAGACGAGCATGCGGTGCTCGCCCGGGTCCGCGATCTCGGGACGGGTCGCGAGGACGTCGTCGAGGCGGACTATCTCGTCGCGGCGGACGGCATCGGCGGGCGCACTCGCGAGTCGCTCGGCATCGAGCGCACGGGACCCGGCGTCCTCCAGCATTGGATGAATCTCATCTTCGATACCGATCTCGAGCCGTTCCTGAAAGGCCGTCGTTTCACGTCCTGCTTCGTCACCGATCTCAACGCGACGGTCACGCCGCGCGAGGATCACTGGCTGCTCGCGCTGCAATATCGGCCCGAGCGCGGCGAGAGCCCGGAGGGCTTCGACGCTGCGCGCACCGCGGAGCTCGTGCGCCGTGCGGCGGGCCGCTCCGACGTACGGGCGGAGCTCTTCGACGCGCGTGCGTGGGACGTCACCGCATGGCTCGCCGAGCGCTTTCGCGAAGGACGCGCCTTCCTGCTCGGCGATGCCGCGCATTCGATGCCGCCGACCGGCGCATTCGGCGGCAACACGGGGATCCACGACGGGCACAATCTCGCGTGGAAACTCGAGCTCGTGCTTGGCCGCGCGGCTCGGCCGGGGCTCCTCGAGAGCTATCAGATCGAGCGCCGCTACGTCGCCGAGCACTCGCTCGCCCAGGCTCTCGCGCGCCTCGCGGCGTGGTTCGAGGACCCGTCGAAGCGTCTGCCTGCTCCGGTGCCGATCGTCGACGACGCGGCCGTCATCTTCGGCTATGTCTACCCCGGCGGGGCGCTGGTCGCCGACGCTGCGGCGAGCGCCGCGTTCGAGAACCCGCACGAGCCGACGGGGCGACCCGGATCACGCGCACCGCATTTCATGATCGAGCACGCCGGCAGCTTCGTGCCGGTGCACGACTGCTTTGGCGCGGGCTTCGTGCTGCTGACCGGCGCCGCAGGGC from the Gammaproteobacteria bacterium genome contains:
- a CDS encoding MaoC family dehydratase, whose protein sequence is MTEARREIGRDELEALVGRPLGTSDWMTIDQARVDRFADVTEDHQFIHVDPVRAAQTPFGGTIAHGLLTLSLIVPLCIDFVPKIAGTKLLVNYGFDKVRFPAPVRVGKRIRASGTLASVEERKPGQFLMKLDVTIEIEGEQKPALTAEWLSLHVVD
- a CDS encoding FAD-dependent monooxygenase, which translates into the protein MTRTSVLVVGGSLNGLSLALFLARRRVGCTVVERHPATTVQYKFAGISPRSMEIYRGAGIEQEIRERRTGDQKGGEIARARSLADPDVRFLGKPWSDMSDLSAASAETCDQDRLEPILRAHAERLGADVRFHTELVSFTQDEHAVLARVRDLGTGREDVVEADYLVAADGIGGRTRESLGIERTGPGVLQHWMNLIFDTDLEPFLKGRRFTSCFVTDLNATVTPREDHWLLALQYRPERGESPEGFDAARTAELVRRAAGRSDVRAELFDARAWDVTAWLAERFREGRAFLLGDAAHSMPPTGAFGGNTGIHDGHNLAWKLELVLGRAARPGLLESYQIERRYVAEHSLAQALARLAAWFEDPSKRLPAPVPIVDDAAVIFGYVYPGGALVADAAASAAFENPHEPTGRPGSRAPHFMIEHAGSFVPVHDCFGAGFVLLTGAAGQRWSEAAANADRRFAASIRCLPAGPRGHAAARRFEEVYHVEADGAVLVRPDGHIAWRAQRAARDPEAELAGALEAVHLCSRD
- a CDS encoding type 1 glutamine amidotransferase domain-containing protein yields the protein MTESLKGKRVAMLVENGFEQSELTEPRKALLDAGAEVDVVSPVRGKVKGWNHTDWGDEVPVDVALDAADAARYDALVLPGGVMNPDKLRTSTAAVEFVQAFFRAGKPVAAICHGPWTLIEAGAVKGRTMTSWPSLRTDLRNAGANWVDREVVVDDGLITSRNPGDLPAFNRTMIEEFAASGRRHSSAA